From the Polaribacter huanghezhanensis genome, the window TGTATTCTCTTTGCTCTTTATCAACTAACTCAATTTCTATCGCAACCAAATCTATGTGAGCGGGAACAATATCAACATTCGGTGACGTAGTTTTTTGGATCGCATCGTTTATAGAAGCAGTATGTTCTAAAACTTGATAGGTTCCAATTTCTACAACATCTACATCAATTCCCAAACCCGAAGAAGCATTTGCTTGAGGGTCAGCATCTATTAACAACACTTTCTTTTCTAAAACACCTAAAGAAGCGGCTAAGTTTACAGTGGTTGTTGTTTTACCAACACCGCCTTTTTGATTTGCAATTGCAATAATTTTAGTCATTAAAATATCGGATTATATAAAAAGTAAAAATACAATTATTTGTCGTTAATTAAAATCAAAGATGTTAACAAAATAATAAAAATATAACAATATGCAAATCAAAAACTTATGTTTATTTTATTGAAGATAATAAACATTATAAGGCGTAAAAAAACCGTTGAGTTATCAACGGTTTTCTGATTGAGTTTTATTCTTTTTTAGGAATATTTTTAAGTATTTCTTGTAAGAATTTCCAAATTTTTTGGGTTGATGAAATGCTTGCTCTTTCGTCTGGAGAATGTGCTCCTAAAATTGTTGGTCCAAAAGAAACCATGTCCATTTCTGGGTAATTCTGACCTAAAATTCCACATTCTAACCCAGCATGACAAGCAGCTATTTTTGCTTTTTCTCCGTGTAGTTTTTCATATAAATTATCTAAAATTTTTAAAATTTCTGAATTGATATTTGGCAACCAACCAGGATATTCTCCAGAGAAAGTAACGTCAAATCCAGCCAATTCAAAAGCAGCACGAATGGAATTTGCCAAGTCTATTTTATTGCTTTCTGAGGAAGAGCGCGTTAAACAATTCACTAAAATTTCTCCGTCTTTTACAACAACTTTTGCAATATTATTTGAAGTTTCTACCAAATCTTTAATGTCTGGACTCATTCTGTAAACTCCGTTTAATGTAGCATAAACCGATTTTATAAATCCTTCTTGAACACCTAATTCCATTACTTTTTCTGGAGGATTTACTTCAGAAATCTCAATAGATAAATTAGGCTCAATAGTTTTAAATTCGGCGTAAATACTGTTGATTAATTCATTCATTTCAAAAAAGAAAGGTTCTTTTGAAACGGTATCAATTACAACCGTTGCTTCGCTTTCTCTAGGAATTGCATTGCGTAAACTTCCTCCATTTATTTCTGAAACTCGCAAACCAAAATTTTCAAAACCATCAAACAAAATACGATTCATTATTTTATTTGCATTTCCTAATCCTTTGTGAATATCCATTCCAGAATGTCCGCCGTTTAATCCGTTTACAGAAATCGTAAATGCTAATGTATTTTCAGAAATTGCTTCTTCAGAATAGCTTCTTTTTGCTGTAACATCAATTCCGCCAGCACAACCCATTCCAATTTCATCATCTTCTTCAGTATCTAGATTTAATAGAATTTCTCCGTCTAAATATCCAGCTTCTAATCCCATTGCACCTGTCATTCCAGTTTCTTCATCAATGGTAAATAAGGCTTCAATTGCAGGGTGTGCTATTGTTGTAGATTCTAAAACACTCATAATTGCAGCAACTCCTAAGCCGTTATCTGCACCTAAAGTGGTGCCTTTTGCAGTTACCCAATCGCCATCAACATACATTTCGATTCCTTGCGTATCAAAATCAAAATCAGTATCAGAATTTTTTTGATGTACCATGTCTAAGTGACTTTGCATCACGATTGTTTTTCTGTTTTCAAATCCAGCAGTTGCCCGTTTTTTAATGATGACATTTCCAACAGGATCTACAACAGTTTCTAATTTTAGTTTTTTACCAAAATCAACTATAAAAGCAATGACTCTTTCTTCTTTTTTTGAAGGTCTTGGGACAGTGTTTAAGTCTGCAAAATTCTTCCAAACAGCTTTTGGTTCTAAGTTTTTTATTTCTGAGTTCATGGTGTTTATTTTTTGTGTTTCAAAAGTACTCTTTTACTCTTGTTCTATAAAATTAAAGTATTTAAAAGGTCTCGACTCCGCTCGACCAGACAAAGTATAAATGTCGCTTCGAGCGGAGTCGAGAAGTATTTTTTAGTCCATCTAATTGTTAATTGATTTCGATAATGACTTCATCGGTATTTTTACGAACTTTTTTCAAGTCCTTCATAAAATCATCTTCGGCTCTAAAGCCAACAGGAATAACTAAAACTGATTTTAAATTGTGTTTATCTAGGTTTAAAAGTGCATCATATTTTTCAGGAATAAATCCTTCCATCGGACAAGAATCAATATTTTCTGATGCCGCAACCGTCATTAAATTTCCCAAAGCGATATAGGCCTGATTTGTCATCCAAGAATGTAAATCAACTTCAGATTTAGCATCCATATCATTTTTTAAATATTCTTTAAACGGATTTATAATTTCATCGGGTGTATTTCTGATTTTCTTGACTAAAGAAAAATAATTTTCTACGTCTTCGCTAGACATATTTTTCTGAATGCAAAGGACTAAAACATGAGACGCTTGTGAGATTTGTTGTTGATTCCAAGAATGTTTTACCAATTCTTCTTGTAGTTTTTTATTATGAACAATAACCATTTTTACCGGTTGTAATCCGTAAGAAGTTGCGGTTAAATTAAACGCTTTTTTTAAAGTATTTATCTGTAAATCTGACAGTACTTTTGTAGCATCAAATTTTTTTGTTGCATACCGCCATTCTAAATTTTTTATAATACTCATTCTGTCTTTTTTACTGAACAAAAGTACCATAAATTCAATTTAATACAGAAGATCCTTCATTAGATTTAATAATCTTTATATAGATTTTTTCTTTACTCAATTTTTTTTTCTAAATTGATTGGCGAAAAAGAAAAATATTTAGCTATGAAGGAAGATTTTCTACATTATGTGTGGAGACATCAATTGTTCTCTAAAACAAATTTACAATCCACAGAATTTAATCAAATTGAAATTGTTTTTCCGGGAATGTATAATACCAATTCTGGGCCAGATTTTTTAAATGCTAAAATTAAGATTGAGGACATTTTATGGGCAGGAAATGTGGAGATTCATGTAAAATCTTCTGATTGGTATGTGCATCAACACGAGAAAGATGCTAATTACGATTCCGTTATTTTACACGTTGTTTGGGAAGATGATGCTGAAGTTTTTAGCAAAGATAATTTGTCTTTGCCAACCATAAATCTCTCTAAATTAGTTGCCAAAGATTTGTTGTTTAACTATCAAAAATTGTACTCAAAAGAACAGCGTTGGATTCCTTGTGAAAGTACAATTAATACAATTGATTCTTTTGTGTTTGAGAACTGGAAAGAGCGTTTGTTTTTTGAACGATTGGAAGAGAAATCAGTATTGATAAATCAATTATTAAACGATTCTAATTCTGATTATGAAGCAGTACTTTTTAAATTATTGACTAAAAATTTTGGATTGAAAACCAATGGAGAAGCATTTTTAAATCTAGCAAACTCTATTGATTTTTCTATCGTTAGAAAATTGCAAAATGATTCTTTTAAATTACAAGCATTATTTTTCGGTCAAGCTGGATTTTTAAAAACAAAATCTGAAGAACAATATGCAATCGATTTAAAAACTGAATATGAGTATTTAAAATACAAGTTCAAGTTAGAGCCAATTCACAACGGACAATTTCAATTTTTTAGAATGAGACCAACAAATTTTCCGACCATAAGAATTGCACAATTGGTTTCTTTGTATCAAAAGCACCAAAACTTGTTTTCTAAATTGATGGAAATTGCTGATGTAAAAGAAATGTATAAATTCTTTTCAATTGATTTAAATGATTTTTGGAAAACACATTACACCTTTCAGAAAACAGGATTGAAAAGTGCAAAAAATAGCACAAAATCATTTGTAGATTTATTGTTGATTAACTCTGTAATTCCTTTGAAATTTAATTATTTAAAAAGTAGAGGAGAAGTAGAAGAAGCTGAATTTTTAACATTAATTCAACAGTTAAAACCTGAGCAAAATTCAATTATTTCTAAATTTAAAGAATTTGGGATTCTTTCTAAAAATGCTTTTGAAACGCAAGCGTTGTTACAGCTTAAAAAGAACTATTGCGCAAAGAAACGATGTTTGCAATGCGCAATAGGAAATGTAATTTTAAATAGAATTTAGTACAAACTTTTATACTTTGTTGGGTTTGCTTCGTGCATTATTTTATAGATAGTTTCAAAAATATCTTCAACAGAAGGTTTAGAGAAGTAATCTCCATCGGTTCCGTAAGCTGGTCTGTGCGCTTTTGAAGTCAATGTTGTTGGTTTGCTGTCTAAATGCTCATATCCGTTTTGGTTTTCTAAAATTTCTTGTAATAAATATGCTGAAGCTCCGCCCGGAACATCCTCATCAACCACCAACAATCTGTTTGTTTTTGCTATACTTTTTACCGTTTCTTTATTGATATCAAAAGGCAATAAACTTTGCACATCAACAATCTCTATATTAATATCAACCTGTTGTAATTCTTTTGCAGCTTCTTCTACCAATCTTAAAGTTGATCCGTAAGAAACAACCGTAATGTCTTTTCCTTCTTTTATGACTTCAATTTCTCCGATTGCGGTTTTAAAATCACCTAAATTGGTTGGTAATTCTTCTTTCAATCGATATCCATTTAAACATTCTATAACCAATCCTGGATCATCGCCCTCTAATAATGTGTTGTAAAAACCAGCGGCTTTTGTCATGTTCCTGGGAACCAAAACATGCATTCCGCGAGTATTATTTATAATTCCGCCCATCGGAGAACCAGAGTGCCAAATACCCTCTAATCTGTGTCCGCGAGTTCTTATAATTAATGGTGCTTTTTGTTTTCCAGCGGTTCTGTAACGTAAGGTTGCTAAATCATCACTTATGATTTGCAAAGCGTATAATAAATAATCTAAATATTGAATTTCTGCAATTGGGCGTAAACCTCTCATTGCCATTCCAATTCCTTGTCCAATAATAGTTGCTTCTCTAATTCCTGTGTCTGAAACTCTTAATTCTCCAAATTTTTCTTGTAAACCTTCTAATCCTTGATTTACATCACCAATAAAACCTGCATCTTCACCAAAAATTAAAACTTCTGGATGTTTTTGTAGGATAGCATCAAAATTATCTCTCATAATGACTCTCGCATCCACCAATTTCTTTTCAGAATTATATGTTGGTGGTACTGGAGGTATATTTGTTGTTGCGAATTCGGTTTCACTCAATAAATGCGTTGAGAATAAGTCAAATCCTTGATTGATTTTGTTTTTTATAAAGTTTTGTAAAACAGTCTTTTCAGCAAAAGTTTCATCTTTTAGATAGCGTAACGCTTTTCTTGTCGCAATTAAAATGTCTTTTCTGATGGGGTCAGAAATAGCTTCCAATTCGTTTTTTAATTTTAGAATAAAAGTCTTGTTAGAGCTTTTAATAGCAACTTTGTCTAAGATATTGAGGGCTATTTTTACTTCGCCTTTTATTTCATCTAAATACGCACTCCAAGCATTTCTCTTTGCCTCGCCAACGTGCTTTTTTGCATCTTTTTCTAGTGCTATTAATTCTTCTTCTGAGGTAACAAATTTTAAAGTTTCTCCATCGCCATCTTCTAATTCGAAATCTAAAATCCAAGAACGCATCTTTGCGATACAATCAAAATCTTGTTCCCATTTTAATCTGTTCTCGTCTTTATAACGTTCATGAGAACCAGAAGTAGAATGACCTTGAGGTTGTGTTAATTCTTTTACATGAATTAAAACTGGAACATGTTCTTCTCTTGCGATTTTTGATGCTTTTTGATACACGTCAATTAGTTGCACATAATCCCATCCGTTGACAACAATAATTTCGTAGCCGTTATTTTTTTCGTCTCTCTGAAACCCTTTTAAAATTTCAGAAATACTTTCTTTTGTGGTTTGATATTTTGCGTGAACCGAAATTCCGTATTCATCGTCCCAAACATTCATTACCATTGGTACTTGCAAAACTCCAGCAGCATTTATAGTTTCAAAAAACACGCCTTCGCTTGTACTTGCGTTCCCAATTGTTCCCCAAGCAATTTCGTTTCCGTTGGTAGAAAAAGTAGAAGCATTTTTTAATTCATCTACATTTCTGTAAATTTTTGATGCTTGTGCCAATCCTAATAAACGAGGCATTTGTCCGGCAGTCGGAGAGATATCTGCACTAGAATTGTATTGTTTTGTTAGATTTTTCCAGTCTCCATTTTCATCTAAACTATGCGTTGCAAAATGTCCGCCCATTTGTCTTCCGGCCGACATTGGTTCTGCTTCTATACTTGGGTGCGCATACAAACCTGCAAAAAATTGTTGCGCAGTTAATTCGTCCAAAGCCATCATAAAGGTTTGATCTCTGTAGTAACCAGATCTAAAATCTCCTTTTTGAAAAGCTTTTGCCATTGCCAATTGCGGCACTTCTTTTCCGTCTCCAAAAATTCCGAATTTTGCTTTTCCGGTAAGTACTTCTCTACGACCTAACAAACTACATTCTCTACTAATACGGGCAATTTTATAATCATTTAAAACTTCGTTTCGAAAATCATTAAAAGATAATTTTGTTGAACTAGAAAGTGCAGTGTCTTGAGTCATATGTTATGGTTTTAATCTTTTGCAAATATACCTTTTTTGATTGATATTTAAAAATGTTTTATTTGATTGAGAATATCGCAATTAAAACACGGTATTTGTACTTAAAAATAGGAAATTGATAATGAATGTACAGTTATAAAAAGCCTCTTCTAAAAAAGTTGTAAATGGCAGAAGGTCTTGCGGTTAACACAAAACGAATTTTACTTGAATAGGCATTTTGCGTTATTTCCCAACCATTATTAGAGTACATTGGGAAGTAAATTTCTAGAATATTGTGAATAAAATTAAAACGAATTCCGTTTTCGTACGCAAAATAAGTACTTGCACCTTTGTTCTTTAAAAAAGCGACATCGTTATAATATTCTACCCATTTCCAAAGCCCGATACTTGAGTTAAAAGATACCATAAACTGATTTGCATAACGCGTTGGCAATACAGATTTAAATCCACCATCATTAATAATAACTTGTTGGCTAAAAATTCCTGAGCTTTCTGATCTCCCAAAATAATTTTGCTCAAACAAATAATCTGAAGGACGATCTAGTCCAAAGCTAAAATAGTTTCCTGAGGTATTATTGTTTAAAAAGAATCCGCCAAAAAATCTAAAATCTAATAGTCTGTTAGTTTCAGTTAGTTTTCTATATCGTATATCTGTAGAAAATTTTGTAAAGTTTGATGAAATATCAGTGTTTATTTTGTACGAAATTCCTTCAATAATATTTGGTTTAGAATAGAGGTATTTTACATTTAAAACATTGTACACATCTTGCTCTCTAACAGAAGTATTTGGTGCAGATTCCTTGTATACATTCACGTATTTAAGGGTTAGAGCGCTTCCGCCAACATCACGCAAACTATGACGTTTAAAAACGGCAGCAATATATGGAGCAAAAATACCGTAAGATAATTCTGGAGCATAATGAAAATTGCTCGCTGAAACTCCGTAAATAATTTGTCGAATCTTAGATTTTTCGAAATACTGATTGTACATTATAGAAGCAAAACCCGTTACAGACTGACTTTTTGTTGCGTAAGAGGGTACTAATTTAAAAACAAAATTTCGAGGGATTATAGGTTTGTTGTGCAGTTTTAACCCAAGTGTAACTCCATCATAATAATTGTAGCCAAACTCAGGCTGATAAAATAATTGATTGTAATAAGGGTCTTCAATATCTTTAATTAATTTTAATTGTATGGGTTTGTCTAAAATGCTTTTTTCTACATTTTTCCAATTATCTAAGGTGTTGTATTCTGGGTATAATTGCTCGTAATTAAGAGATACTTTATCAAAATCTCCTTTTGCAATGGTTACTGTTTTTGTAGAATCGATACCCGTAAACCATTTTTTAAATTTTATTTCTTTGTTTTTTACGCCATATAAAGCAACAGGAGCAGTAATATTTCTTTTATTTTTGATGTCAATTTTTAAAGAATCATTTTCTGTTTCGATTTTTTTAATGGTGTAATCAATTTTTTTATTGGTGTTGATATAATCGCCAAAAAACCAGGTCAAATCTTTATCTGTTTTCGATGAAATGATGTCGTTAAAATCAGCACTTTTACTAACTTTTAAAAGATGCGTTTTGTAGTATTCTTTAAAGCTTTGTTTGACAATAGAATCTCCTAAATATCCTTTTAAATATTGCAATCCTAAACCAGCTTTGTATTTGTTGGTAATTTTTCTATTAAAATTTGATAAAGAATCTGCTCTTGTAGTCAATGCTTGATCTAAAAATTGACGCGCGCTAAATTGATAGATAAACGGATATTTATCATTAAAATTTAGCTTAGAAAAATTAAAATTTCTGATTCCCCAAATTTTAGAAACGTTTCCTAAAAGTTTTACTTCTGGATAATATGTATTTACATATTCAATCATTAAATAGGTTTGAATTCCGTCTATCAGCCAGTAATCTTTTCGTCTGTTTAAGAGTAAAGTGTTTTCGATATATTTTCTTGTAATCGCTTTAAAAAAGGTGATATCTCTATCAAAAACATCAGAAAACGGACTTAAAAATTTTGGCAATTGATTTAATCCATAAATAGGATTGTTATTTTGAGAAATTTGATCAATTAAAATTTCTTTATGAGGGTATTTACCTAAGTAGCTTTCTATAAAATAAAGTTCTCTATTTAAAATATCAGACGTTAATTTTTTGTTGATTCCCTTTGTTGGAATGTCAGAAATAACATCAATATTTTCGGTTTTATAAACCGTAAAATTATTTTTTTTATCAATACTTATTATGACATCTGTTTTGTTTTTCCCCGACAAAGTATAAACCGAATTTGATTCTTTTTTTTGCGTTAAATTACTTGTCACAAAAGTGTTTTCGGTAACTTTTAAGCGGATGTCATAATTGGTGATATTTATAAATAAATCATCAATATTTAAATTGCTCATTAATTGCCAATCAGTAGTAAAAACAACAGGCGTTAAATACCAATAACGTAAATGATACCCCGTTTTTGTTTTTCCGTAACCTGTAAATTTAGCATCTGGAATTTTAACAGTAAACGAAGTACTGATGACAATAGAATCTGCAGGATTTAACGCTTCGGCTAAATCAATTTTTAAAATGTCTTCAGTATTTTTATCCGAAGTAAATGGTACCGGTTTATAGTTTACAGATACGTTTAAAATCTTGCTAAAACCACGCTCATTCTTTTTTGCAAAATAGAGTGATTTATCATAGTCTTCAATCAATCTTTTTGTTAATGGTGTGTTTTTATCTTTAAAACTATTTGCCCAATTAAGAAGATATATTTCGCTTAAAGATTGGTTAGAATTGTTGTAGTAAACAAGTTCTTGCTGAATTTTTAATACATCATTTTTTGCATCTAAAACTGCATTAATTCGACTCGAATTTGTTTGCGCGCAAATCCGATTCACAAATAATAAAAGAAAAAATGCAAAGATTAGTTTTAGCTTCAAAACGAAATTAATTTTAATAAAGAGTACATGTTATTAATGAAAAAATTTCAAAAAAAGTATGTAGCTATTTTTAGAAGTTTGGTTTTAGACTGTATTTTGCATAAAACTTATTTAAATGATCTATGGCTTCATTAGCAGTATCAACAATTCTAAATAAATTTAAATCTTCTGCATTAATATTTCCTTCTGCAATTAAAGTTTTTTTAATCCAATCTAACAATCCGCCCCAAAAATCTTTACCAACTAAAACGATAGGAAAACGGCCAATTTTTTTAGTTTGAATTAAGGTAATTGCTTCAAACAATTCATCCATTGTGCCAAAACCTCCAGGCATTACAATAAATCCTTGAGAATATTTTACAAACATTACTTTACGAACAAAGAAATAATCAAATTCTAAGTTTTTATCGCTGTCTATCCACGGATTAAAGTGCTGCTCAAAAGGCAATTCAATGTTTAATCCAACCGAAGTTCCTTTTCCTCTGTGCGCACCTTTATTACCAGCTTCCATAATTCCTGGTCCGCCGCCAGTAATTACACCATAACCGTTTTGTGTAAGTTTGTAGGCTACTTCTTCAGCTAATTTATAATATTTATCTTCTGGTTTTGTTCTCGCAGAACCAAAGATTGAAACACAGGGGCCAATTTTACTTAATTTTTCATATCCTGTAACGAATTCAGACATGATTTTAAAAATCGCCCAAGAGTCGTTTGATTTTATTTCATTCCACGTTTTTTGATCTAATTTCTCTCTAATTAATTCCTCTTCCTTCGGATCCATAATCTCTATTTTTAAATGATTCTATTAAAATTGTATGAGCCAAATTACTTTTTTGGCAAACGTGCTAAGATACTTCTTTTTTCAAAAACTTAGCAGTATAACTGGTTTTATGTTTTGCAACTTCTTCTGGAGTTCCGAAACATAAAACTTCTCCGCCTTTTTTTCCGCCTTCCATACCAATATCAATAATATAATCTGCCAATTTTATAACATCTAAATTGTGTTCTATAATTAAAACAGTATTTCCTTTATCTGCCAACTTGTTTAACACATCCATTAACACCCTAATGTCTTCAAAATGTAAACCAGTGGTTGGTTCGTCTAGAATGTAAAAAGTATTTCCGGTATCTCTTTTAGATAATTCTGACGCTAATTTTATTCGTTGTGCTTCTCCACCAGAGAGTGTTGTTGATTGTTGTCCTAACGTAATATATCCTAAGCCAACATCTTTGATAGTTTTAATTTTACGGTGGATTTTAGGAACTTTTTCAAAAAAGACAACTGCGTCATCAATGGTCATTCCTAAAATATCTGAAATTGATTTTCCTTTGTACCGAATCTCTAAGGTTTCTCTGTTAAAACGTTTTCCTTGACAGGTTTCACATTCTACATGAACGTCTGGTAAAAAATTCATTTCAATAACTCGAACTCCGCCACCTTGACACGTTTCACATCTTCCGCCAGTAACATTAAAAGAAAATCTACCGGGTTTGTAACCACGAATTGCAGCTTCTGGTGTGCGTGCAAATAAACTTCTAATTTCTCCAAAAGTTCCTGTGTAAGTTGCAGGATTTGAACGAGGAGTTCTTCCGATTGGAGATTGATCAATATCTATTACTTTATCAATATGTTCTAAACCTTTGATGCTTTTATACGGCATTGGTTTTTTAACGCCACGATAAATATGTGCGTTTAAGATTGGATACAACGTTTCGTTGATTAAGGTAGATTTTCCGCTTCCAGAAACTCCGGTAACGCAAATCATTTTTCCTAAAGGGAACTCTACCGAAACGTTTTTTAAATTATTTCCGGTTGCGCCTTTTAATTGAATTTTTTTTCCGTTTCC encodes:
- a CDS encoding aminoacyl-histidine dipeptidase, producing the protein MNSEIKNLEPKAVWKNFADLNTVPRPSKKEERVIAFIVDFGKKLKLETVVDPVGNVIIKKRATAGFENRKTIVMQSHLDMVHQKNSDTDFDFDTQGIEMYVDGDWVTAKGTTLGADNGLGVAAIMSVLESTTIAHPAIEALFTIDEETGMTGAMGLEAGYLDGEILLNLDTEEDDEIGMGCAGGIDVTAKRSYSEEAISENTLAFTISVNGLNGGHSGMDIHKGLGNANKIMNRILFDGFENFGLRVSEINGGSLRNAIPRESEATVVIDTVSKEPFFFEMNELINSIYAEFKTIEPNLSIEISEVNPPEKVMELGVQEGFIKSVYATLNGVYRMSPDIKDLVETSNNIAKVVVKDGEILVNCLTRSSSESNKIDLANSIRAAFELAGFDVTFSGEYPGWLPNINSEILKILDNLYEKLHGEKAKIAACHAGLECGILGQNYPEMDMVSFGPTILGAHSPDERASISSTQKIWKFLQEILKNIPKKE
- a CDS encoding NAD(P)H-dependent oxidoreductase — translated: MSIIKNLEWRYATKKFDATKVLSDLQINTLKKAFNLTATSYGLQPVKMVIVHNKKLQEELVKHSWNQQQISQASHVLVLCIQKNMSSEDVENYFSLVKKIRNTPDEIINPFKEYLKNDMDAKSEVDLHSWMTNQAYIALGNLMTVAASENIDSCPMEGFIPEKYDALLNLDKHNLKSVLVIPVGFRAEDDFMKDLKKVRKNTDEVIIEIN
- a CDS encoding DUF2851 family protein, giving the protein MKEDFLHYVWRHQLFSKTNLQSTEFNQIEIVFPGMYNTNSGPDFLNAKIKIEDILWAGNVEIHVKSSDWYVHQHEKDANYDSVILHVVWEDDAEVFSKDNLSLPTINLSKLVAKDLLFNYQKLYSKEQRWIPCESTINTIDSFVFENWKERLFFERLEEKSVLINQLLNDSNSDYEAVLFKLLTKNFGLKTNGEAFLNLANSIDFSIVRKLQNDSFKLQALFFGQAGFLKTKSEEQYAIDLKTEYEYLKYKFKLEPIHNGQFQFFRMRPTNFPTIRIAQLVSLYQKHQNLFSKLMEIADVKEMYKFFSIDLNDFWKTHYTFQKTGLKSAKNSTKSFVDLLLINSVIPLKFNYLKSRGEVEEAEFLTLIQQLKPEQNSIISKFKEFGILSKNAFETQALLQLKKNYCAKKRCLQCAIGNVILNRI
- a CDS encoding alpha-ketoacid dehydrogenase subunit alpha/beta; the encoded protein is MTQDTALSSSTKLSFNDFRNEVLNDYKIARISRECSLLGRREVLTGKAKFGIFGDGKEVPQLAMAKAFQKGDFRSGYYRDQTFMMALDELTAQQFFAGLYAHPSIEAEPMSAGRQMGGHFATHSLDENGDWKNLTKQYNSSADISPTAGQMPRLLGLAQASKIYRNVDELKNASTFSTNGNEIAWGTIGNASTSEGVFFETINAAGVLQVPMVMNVWDDEYGISVHAKYQTTKESISEILKGFQRDEKNNGYEIIVVNGWDYVQLIDVYQKASKIAREEHVPVLIHVKELTQPQGHSTSGSHERYKDENRLKWEQDFDCIAKMRSWILDFELEDGDGETLKFVTSEEELIALEKDAKKHVGEAKRNAWSAYLDEIKGEVKIALNILDKVAIKSSNKTFILKLKNELEAISDPIRKDILIATRKALRYLKDETFAEKTVLQNFIKNKINQGFDLFSTHLLSETEFATTNIPPVPPTYNSEKKLVDARVIMRDNFDAILQKHPEVLIFGEDAGFIGDVNQGLEGLQEKFGELRVSDTGIREATIIGQGIGMAMRGLRPIAEIQYLDYLLYALQIISDDLATLRYRTAGKQKAPLIIRTRGHRLEGIWHSGSPMGGIINNTRGMHVLVPRNMTKAAGFYNTLLEGDDPGLVIECLNGYRLKEELPTNLGDFKTAIGEIEVIKEGKDITVVSYGSTLRLVEEAAKELQQVDINIEIVDVQSLLPFDINKETVKSIAKTNRLLVVDEDVPGGASAYLLQEILENQNGYEHLDSKPTTLTSKAHRPAYGTDGDYFSKPSVEDIFETIYKIMHEANPTKYKSLY
- a CDS encoding aminopeptidase, with the protein product MKLKLIFAFFLLLFVNRICAQTNSSRINAVLDAKNDVLKIQQELVYYNNSNQSLSEIYLLNWANSFKDKNTPLTKRLIEDYDKSLYFAKKNERGFSKILNVSVNYKPVPFTSDKNTEDILKIDLAEALNPADSIVISTSFTVKIPDAKFTGYGKTKTGYHLRYWYLTPVVFTTDWQLMSNLNIDDLFINITNYDIRLKVTENTFVTSNLTQKKESNSVYTLSGKNKTDVIISIDKKNNFTVYKTENIDVISDIPTKGINKKLTSDILNRELYFIESYLGKYPHKEILIDQISQNNNPIYGLNQLPKFLSPFSDVFDRDITFFKAITRKYIENTLLLNRRKDYWLIDGIQTYLMIEYVNTYYPEVKLLGNVSKIWGIRNFNFSKLNFNDKYPFIYQFSARQFLDQALTTRADSLSNFNRKITNKYKAGLGLQYLKGYLGDSIVKQSFKEYYKTHLLKVSKSADFNDIISSKTDKDLTWFFGDYINTNKKIDYTIKKIETENDSLKIDIKNKRNITAPVALYGVKNKEIKFKKWFTGIDSTKTVTIAKGDFDKVSLNYEQLYPEYNTLDNWKNVEKSILDKPIQLKLIKDIEDPYYNQLFYQPEFGYNYYDGVTLGLKLHNKPIIPRNFVFKLVPSYATKSQSVTGFASIMYNQYFEKSKIRQIIYGVSASNFHYAPELSYGIFAPYIAAVFKRHSLRDVGGSALTLKYVNVYKESAPNTSVREQDVYNVLNVKYLYSKPNIIEGISYKINTDISSNFTKFSTDIRYRKLTETNRLLDFRFFGGFFLNNNTSGNYFSFGLDRPSDYLFEQNYFGRSESSGIFSQQVIINDGGFKSVLPTRYANQFMVSFNSSIGLWKWVEYYNDVAFLKNKGASTYFAYENGIRFNFIHNILEIYFPMYSNNGWEITQNAYSSKIRFVLTARPSAIYNFFRRGFL
- a CDS encoding TIGR00730 family Rossman fold protein; translated protein: MDPKEEELIREKLDQKTWNEIKSNDSWAIFKIMSEFVTGYEKLSKIGPCVSIFGSARTKPEDKYYKLAEEVAYKLTQNGYGVITGGGPGIMEAGNKGAHRGKGTSVGLNIELPFEQHFNPWIDSDKNLEFDYFFVRKVMFVKYSQGFIVMPGGFGTMDELFEAITLIQTKKIGRFPIVLVGKDFWGGLLDWIKKTLIAEGNINAEDLNLFRIVDTANEAIDHLNKFYAKYSLKPNF